A window of Gadus chalcogrammus isolate NIFS_2021 chromosome 16, NIFS_Gcha_1.0, whole genome shotgun sequence contains these coding sequences:
- the LOC130406432 gene encoding neurofibromin-like isoform X1 — protein sequence MAAHKPVEWVQAVINRFDDQLPIKVGHQNTHTKISTEHNKECLINISKYKFSLVISGLTNILKTVNNMRIFGDTAEKNLYLSQLIILDTLEKCLAGQSKDCLRLDEAMLVKQLLPEICHFIHTYRDGHQHATDLRASASGVLFSLSCNNFNAVFSRISTRLQELTVCSEDTVDVHDIELMQYINVDCSKLKRLLQETVLKFKALKKPAQLAVINSLEKAFWNWVENYPDEFTMLYQQPQADMAEAAERLFDLVDSFAESAKRKAAVWPLQIILLILCPEITLTISKETVEDSKANKKLFLENLRKALAGQGGSKQLMESAAIACVKLCKASTYINWEDNSVIFLLVQSIVMDLKALLFNPAKPFWRGTGSQNTDLDLMMDCFVSCFRINPHNNQHFKVCLATSSPTTFHFVLVNSLHRIITNSHLDWWPKIDTVYSYSGELRFMFSDTLNRVMQGLNAHPPLRMTPSQTFKEKMTTSLKFKEKATEMDTRSYKCLLLALVKLIHADPKLMLHNPVKQAQETQSSTAELIKGLVQLVPITNTTQLSQEAMEALLVLHQPETIELWNPDTPMDTFWDISSQVLFLICRKLIGHQMINGPEVLKWLREILICRNKFLLKNKECATLGSGLPICRQAQTKLEVCLYMFLWSPDAEAVLVAMSCFRHLCEEADIRSAADEVPVQTILPNYSTFSELASVSNMMGTGRSTLQKRVMALLRRIEHPTPGNIEAWEDTFGKWDQATKHILNFPKNKADDGQQEWINMTGFLCALGGVCLQQRSTPGPVTYSPPMGPMCERKHSMISMGTCDVSTPVPASVTCASSASNETPLSRFLDRLLALLVCGHDRVGLHVRTNVKDLLGLELSPALYPMLFNKLRNSIGKFFDTQGPVSDANYLHFLKNVFIPAFQDLPIPCY from the exons ATGGCGGCACATAAACCAGTGGAATGGGTCCAGGCCGTCATTAATAGATTTGATGATCAG CTTCCAATTAAGGTTGGACACCAGAATACCCACACCAAAATCAGCACAGAGCACAACAAGGAATGTCTCATCAACATCTCTAAGTACAAGTTTTCTCTTGTCATCAGTGGCCTCACCAACATCCTCAAAACTGTCAACAACATG agGATATTTGGAGATACAGCAGAGAAGAACCTCTACCTCTCGCAGCTCATCATCCTGGACACACTTGAGAAGTGCCTGGCCGGG CAATCCAAGGACTGCCTGCGTTTGGATGAGGCCATGCTTGTTAAGCAGCTCCTACCCGAAATCTGCCATTTTATCCACACATACCGCGATGGCCACCAGCATGCCACCGACCTACGGGCCTCAGCTTCTGGCGTCCTCTTCTCATTAAGCTGCAACAATTTTAATGCTGTGTTCAGCCGGATCTCTACCAG GTTACAGGAGCTTACGGTGTGCTCTGAGGACACTGTCGATGTCCATGACATAGAGCTAATGCAGTACATCAATGTGGACTGCTCCAAGCTTAAGAGGCTGCTCCAAG AAACGGTGCTAAAGTTTAAAGCTCTCAAGAAGCCTGCCCAGCTAGCAGTTATTAACAGTTTAGAAAAG GCTTTTTGGAACTGGGTGGAGAACTACCCCGATGAATTCACAATGCTTTACCAGCAGCCACAGGCAGACATGGCAG AGGCTGCTGAGAGGCTGTTTGACCTCGTAGACAGCTTTGCAGAGAGCGCCAAGAGGAAGGCAGCCGTGTGGCCCCTTCaaatcatcctcctcatcctctgtcCAGAGATCACACTGACAATCTCAAAGGAAACCGTCGAAGACAGCAAGGCGAACAAA aaacTGTTCCTGGAAAACTTGCGGAAGGCTTTAGCAGGCCAGGGTGGCAGCAAGCAGCTGATGGAGAGTGCAGCGATTGCGTGCGTCAAATTGTGTAAAGCATCGACCTACATCAACTGGGAGGATAATTCTGTGATTTTCCTGCTTGTCCAATCCATAGTCATGGATCTTAAG GCGTTGCTGTTTAACCCTGCCAAACCTTTCTGGCGTGGTACTGGCAGCCAGAATACAGATTTGGACCTCATGATGGACTGCTTTGTGTCCTGCTTCCGCATTAACCCACACAACAACCAGCACTTTAAG GTCTGTTTGGCCACCTCCTCTCCCACGACCTTCCATTTTGTCCTGGTCAACTCCTTGCACAGAATAATAACAAAT TCCCATCTTGACTGGTGGCCAAAGATCGATACAGTGTATTCCTATTCTGGAGAGTTGCGCTTCATGTTCTCCGACACCCTGAACCGGGTCATGCAAGGCCTGAACGCACACCCTCCACTGCGCATGACGCCG AGTCAGACCTTTAAAGAGAAAATGACGACCAGCcttaaattcaaagaaaaagcCACTGAAATGGACACACGCAGTTACAAGTGCCTCCTGCTAGCTTTGGTTAAGCTCATCCATGCTGACCCTAAGCTCATGCTGCAT AACCCAGTGAAACAAGCGCAAGAAACCCAGAGCAGCACAGCAGAGCTGATTAAAGGGCTGGTGCAACTAGTTCCTATAACAAACACCACACAGCTCTCTCAAGAGGCAATGGAG GCTCTGCTGGTCTTGCACCAACCAGAGACCATTGAACTGTGGAACCCTGACACTCCCATGGACACTTTCTGGGACATCAG TTCCCAGGTTCTTTTCCTCATTTGTCGGAAACTAATTGGCCATCAAATGATCAATGGACCAGAGGTGCTCAAGTGGTTGAGGGAGATCCTTATCTGCAGGAACAAGTTTCTTCTCAAGAACAAG GAGTGTGCCACCCTTGGAAGTGGCCTCCCGATCTGCCGACAGGCCCAGACAAAGCTGGaggtgtgtttgtacatgttcCTGTGGAGCCCAGACGCCGAGGCCGTGCTTGTAGCCATGTCGTGTTTCCGTCACCTTTGTGAGGAGGCTGATATCCGCAGTGCTGCTGACGAGGTCCCCGTACAGACAATACTGCCCAATTACTCAACGTTCAGCGAGCTGGCCTCAGTCAGCAACATGATGGGCACAG GTCGTTCCACCTTGCAAAAAAGGGTGATGGCCTTACTGAGAAGAATAGAGCACCCCACTCCAGGAAACATTGAG GCATGGGAAGACACATTTGGAAAATGGGACCAGGCAACCAAGCATATCCTTAATTTTCCCAAAAACAAGGCAGATGATGGGCAG CAGGAGTGGATAAATATGACGGGCTTCCTGTGTGCTCTGGGAGGCGTGTGTCTCCAGCAGCGCAGCACTCCTGGTCCGGTCACGTACAGCCCGCCCATGGGCCCCATGTGCGAGCGAAAGCACTCCATGATCTCCATGGGAACCTGTGATGTCTCTACTCCTGTGCCTGCCTCGGTCACCTGCGCATCCTCTGCATCCAACGAGACACCGTTGAGCCGGTTTCTGGACCGGCTCCTCGCCCTGCTGGTGTGTGGCCATGATCGTGTGGGTCTCCACGTGCGCACCAACGTCAAGGACCTGTTGGGGCTGGAGCTGAGTCCAGCGCTCTACCCCATGCTGTTCAACAAGCTGAGGAATAGTATTGGCAAGTTCTTTGACACACAGGGGCCGGTGAGTGACGCAAATTACCTTCATTTTCTTAAAAATGTCTTCATTCCTGCTTTCCAAGATTTGCCCATACCATGTTATTGA
- the LOC130406432 gene encoding neurofibromin-like isoform X2, whose protein sequence is MAAHKPVEWVQAVINRFDDQLPIKVGHQNTHTKISTEHNKECLINISKYKFSLVISGLTNILKTVNNMRIFGDTAEKNLYLSQLIILDTLEKCLAGQSKDCLRLDEAMLVKQLLPEICHFIHTYRDGHQHATDLRASASGVLFSLSCNNFNAVFSRISTRLQELTVCSEDTVDVHDIELMQYINVDCSKLKRLLQETVLKFKALKKPAQLAVINSLEKAFWNWVENYPDEFTMLYQQPQADMAEAAERLFDLVDSFAESAKRKAAVWPLQIILLILCPEITLTISKETVEDSKANKKLFLENLRKALAGQGGSKQLMESAAIACVKLCKASTYINWEDNSVIFLLVQSIVMDLKALLFNPAKPFWRGTGSQNTDLDLMMDCFVSCFRINPHNNQHFKVCLATSSPTTFHFVLVNSLHRIITNSHLDWWPKIDTVYSYSGELRFMFSDTLNRVMQGLNAHPPLRMTPSQTFKEKMTTSLKFKEKATEMDTRSYKCLLLALVKLIHADPKLMLHNPVKQAQETQSSTAELIKGLVQLVPITNTTQLSQEAMEALLVLHQPETIELWNPDTPMDTFWDISSQVLFLICRKLIGHQMINGPEVLKWLREILICRNKFLLKNKECATLGSGLPICRQAQTKLEVCLYMFLWSPDAEAVLVAMSCFRHLCEEADIRSAADEVPVQTILPNYSTFSELASVSNMMGTGRSTLQKRVMALLRRIEHPTPGNIEAWEDTFGKWDQATKHILNFPKNKADDGQEWINMTGFLCALGGVCLQQRSTPGPVTYSPPMGPMCERKHSMISMGTCDVSTPVPASVTCASSASNETPLSRFLDRLLALLVCGHDRVGLHVRTNVKDLLGLELSPALYPMLFNKLRNSIGKFFDTQGPVSDANYLHFLKNVFIPAFQDLPIPCY, encoded by the exons ATGGCGGCACATAAACCAGTGGAATGGGTCCAGGCCGTCATTAATAGATTTGATGATCAG CTTCCAATTAAGGTTGGACACCAGAATACCCACACCAAAATCAGCACAGAGCACAACAAGGAATGTCTCATCAACATCTCTAAGTACAAGTTTTCTCTTGTCATCAGTGGCCTCACCAACATCCTCAAAACTGTCAACAACATG agGATATTTGGAGATACAGCAGAGAAGAACCTCTACCTCTCGCAGCTCATCATCCTGGACACACTTGAGAAGTGCCTGGCCGGG CAATCCAAGGACTGCCTGCGTTTGGATGAGGCCATGCTTGTTAAGCAGCTCCTACCCGAAATCTGCCATTTTATCCACACATACCGCGATGGCCACCAGCATGCCACCGACCTACGGGCCTCAGCTTCTGGCGTCCTCTTCTCATTAAGCTGCAACAATTTTAATGCTGTGTTCAGCCGGATCTCTACCAG GTTACAGGAGCTTACGGTGTGCTCTGAGGACACTGTCGATGTCCATGACATAGAGCTAATGCAGTACATCAATGTGGACTGCTCCAAGCTTAAGAGGCTGCTCCAAG AAACGGTGCTAAAGTTTAAAGCTCTCAAGAAGCCTGCCCAGCTAGCAGTTATTAACAGTTTAGAAAAG GCTTTTTGGAACTGGGTGGAGAACTACCCCGATGAATTCACAATGCTTTACCAGCAGCCACAGGCAGACATGGCAG AGGCTGCTGAGAGGCTGTTTGACCTCGTAGACAGCTTTGCAGAGAGCGCCAAGAGGAAGGCAGCCGTGTGGCCCCTTCaaatcatcctcctcatcctctgtcCAGAGATCACACTGACAATCTCAAAGGAAACCGTCGAAGACAGCAAGGCGAACAAA aaacTGTTCCTGGAAAACTTGCGGAAGGCTTTAGCAGGCCAGGGTGGCAGCAAGCAGCTGATGGAGAGTGCAGCGATTGCGTGCGTCAAATTGTGTAAAGCATCGACCTACATCAACTGGGAGGATAATTCTGTGATTTTCCTGCTTGTCCAATCCATAGTCATGGATCTTAAG GCGTTGCTGTTTAACCCTGCCAAACCTTTCTGGCGTGGTACTGGCAGCCAGAATACAGATTTGGACCTCATGATGGACTGCTTTGTGTCCTGCTTCCGCATTAACCCACACAACAACCAGCACTTTAAG GTCTGTTTGGCCACCTCCTCTCCCACGACCTTCCATTTTGTCCTGGTCAACTCCTTGCACAGAATAATAACAAAT TCCCATCTTGACTGGTGGCCAAAGATCGATACAGTGTATTCCTATTCTGGAGAGTTGCGCTTCATGTTCTCCGACACCCTGAACCGGGTCATGCAAGGCCTGAACGCACACCCTCCACTGCGCATGACGCCG AGTCAGACCTTTAAAGAGAAAATGACGACCAGCcttaaattcaaagaaaaagcCACTGAAATGGACACACGCAGTTACAAGTGCCTCCTGCTAGCTTTGGTTAAGCTCATCCATGCTGACCCTAAGCTCATGCTGCAT AACCCAGTGAAACAAGCGCAAGAAACCCAGAGCAGCACAGCAGAGCTGATTAAAGGGCTGGTGCAACTAGTTCCTATAACAAACACCACACAGCTCTCTCAAGAGGCAATGGAG GCTCTGCTGGTCTTGCACCAACCAGAGACCATTGAACTGTGGAACCCTGACACTCCCATGGACACTTTCTGGGACATCAG TTCCCAGGTTCTTTTCCTCATTTGTCGGAAACTAATTGGCCATCAAATGATCAATGGACCAGAGGTGCTCAAGTGGTTGAGGGAGATCCTTATCTGCAGGAACAAGTTTCTTCTCAAGAACAAG GAGTGTGCCACCCTTGGAAGTGGCCTCCCGATCTGCCGACAGGCCCAGACAAAGCTGGaggtgtgtttgtacatgttcCTGTGGAGCCCAGACGCCGAGGCCGTGCTTGTAGCCATGTCGTGTTTCCGTCACCTTTGTGAGGAGGCTGATATCCGCAGTGCTGCTGACGAGGTCCCCGTACAGACAATACTGCCCAATTACTCAACGTTCAGCGAGCTGGCCTCAGTCAGCAACATGATGGGCACAG GTCGTTCCACCTTGCAAAAAAGGGTGATGGCCTTACTGAGAAGAATAGAGCACCCCACTCCAGGAAACATTGAG GCATGGGAAGACACATTTGGAAAATGGGACCAGGCAACCAAGCATATCCTTAATTTTCCCAAAAACAAGGCAGATGATGGGCAG GAGTGGATAAATATGACGGGCTTCCTGTGTGCTCTGGGAGGCGTGTGTCTCCAGCAGCGCAGCACTCCTGGTCCGGTCACGTACAGCCCGCCCATGGGCCCCATGTGCGAGCGAAAGCACTCCATGATCTCCATGGGAACCTGTGATGTCTCTACTCCTGTGCCTGCCTCGGTCACCTGCGCATCCTCTGCATCCAACGAGACACCGTTGAGCCGGTTTCTGGACCGGCTCCTCGCCCTGCTGGTGTGTGGCCATGATCGTGTGGGTCTCCACGTGCGCACCAACGTCAAGGACCTGTTGGGGCTGGAGCTGAGTCCAGCGCTCTACCCCATGCTGTTCAACAAGCTGAGGAATAGTATTGGCAAGTTCTTTGACACACAGGGGCCGGTGAGTGACGCAAATTACCTTCATTTTCTTAAAAATGTCTTCATTCCTGCTTTCCAAGATTTGCCCATACCATGTTATTGA
- the LOC130406432 gene encoding neurofibromin-like isoform X3: MAAHKPVEWVQAVINRFDDQLPIKVGHQNTHTKISTEHNKECLINISKYKFSLVISGLTNILKTVNNMRIFGDTAEKNLYLSQLIILDTLEKCLAGQSKDCLRLDEAMLVKQLLPEICHFIHTYRDGHQHATDLRASASGVLFSLSCNNFNAVFSRISTRLQELTVCSEDTVDVHDIELMQYINVDCSKLKRLLQETVLKFKALKKPAQLAVINSLEKAFWNWVENYPDEFTMLYQQPQADMAEAAERLFDLVDSFAESAKRKAAVWPLQIILLILCPEITLTISKETVEDSKANKKLFLENLRKALAGQGGSKQLMESAAIACVKLCKASTYINWEDNSVIFLLVQSIVMDLKALLFNPAKPFWRGTGSQNTDLDLMMDCFVSCFRINPHNNQHFKVCLATSSPTTFHFVLVNSLHRIITNSHLDWWPKIDTVYSYSGELRFMFSDTLNRVMQGLNAHPPLRMTPSQTFKEKMTTSLKFKEKATEMDTRSYKCLLLALVKLIHADPKLMLHNPVKQAQETQSSTAELIKGLVQLVPITNTTQLSQEAMEALLVLHQPETIELWNPDTPMDTFWDIRYWFHF, from the exons ATGGCGGCACATAAACCAGTGGAATGGGTCCAGGCCGTCATTAATAGATTTGATGATCAG CTTCCAATTAAGGTTGGACACCAGAATACCCACACCAAAATCAGCACAGAGCACAACAAGGAATGTCTCATCAACATCTCTAAGTACAAGTTTTCTCTTGTCATCAGTGGCCTCACCAACATCCTCAAAACTGTCAACAACATG agGATATTTGGAGATACAGCAGAGAAGAACCTCTACCTCTCGCAGCTCATCATCCTGGACACACTTGAGAAGTGCCTGGCCGGG CAATCCAAGGACTGCCTGCGTTTGGATGAGGCCATGCTTGTTAAGCAGCTCCTACCCGAAATCTGCCATTTTATCCACACATACCGCGATGGCCACCAGCATGCCACCGACCTACGGGCCTCAGCTTCTGGCGTCCTCTTCTCATTAAGCTGCAACAATTTTAATGCTGTGTTCAGCCGGATCTCTACCAG GTTACAGGAGCTTACGGTGTGCTCTGAGGACACTGTCGATGTCCATGACATAGAGCTAATGCAGTACATCAATGTGGACTGCTCCAAGCTTAAGAGGCTGCTCCAAG AAACGGTGCTAAAGTTTAAAGCTCTCAAGAAGCCTGCCCAGCTAGCAGTTATTAACAGTTTAGAAAAG GCTTTTTGGAACTGGGTGGAGAACTACCCCGATGAATTCACAATGCTTTACCAGCAGCCACAGGCAGACATGGCAG AGGCTGCTGAGAGGCTGTTTGACCTCGTAGACAGCTTTGCAGAGAGCGCCAAGAGGAAGGCAGCCGTGTGGCCCCTTCaaatcatcctcctcatcctctgtcCAGAGATCACACTGACAATCTCAAAGGAAACCGTCGAAGACAGCAAGGCGAACAAA aaacTGTTCCTGGAAAACTTGCGGAAGGCTTTAGCAGGCCAGGGTGGCAGCAAGCAGCTGATGGAGAGTGCAGCGATTGCGTGCGTCAAATTGTGTAAAGCATCGACCTACATCAACTGGGAGGATAATTCTGTGATTTTCCTGCTTGTCCAATCCATAGTCATGGATCTTAAG GCGTTGCTGTTTAACCCTGCCAAACCTTTCTGGCGTGGTACTGGCAGCCAGAATACAGATTTGGACCTCATGATGGACTGCTTTGTGTCCTGCTTCCGCATTAACCCACACAACAACCAGCACTTTAAG GTCTGTTTGGCCACCTCCTCTCCCACGACCTTCCATTTTGTCCTGGTCAACTCCTTGCACAGAATAATAACAAAT TCCCATCTTGACTGGTGGCCAAAGATCGATACAGTGTATTCCTATTCTGGAGAGTTGCGCTTCATGTTCTCCGACACCCTGAACCGGGTCATGCAAGGCCTGAACGCACACCCTCCACTGCGCATGACGCCG AGTCAGACCTTTAAAGAGAAAATGACGACCAGCcttaaattcaaagaaaaagcCACTGAAATGGACACACGCAGTTACAAGTGCCTCCTGCTAGCTTTGGTTAAGCTCATCCATGCTGACCCTAAGCTCATGCTGCAT AACCCAGTGAAACAAGCGCAAGAAACCCAGAGCAGCACAGCAGAGCTGATTAAAGGGCTGGTGCAACTAGTTCCTATAACAAACACCACACAGCTCTCTCAAGAGGCAATGGAG GCTCTGCTGGTCTTGCACCAACCAGAGACCATTGAACTGTGGAACCCTGACACTCCCATGGACACTTTCTGGGACATCAGGTATTGGTTTCATTTTTGA